The Streptomyces luteogriseus genome includes a window with the following:
- a CDS encoding carbohydrate ABC transporter permease codes for MTTTLTKPPADAVPEPPKRSRGMKAARAGGQLHAGPVAYVILALFTVISLFPLVWTAIAASRDNQRLAQTPPPFWFGSGLFDKLEVAWTDANLGEAFLNTTLVAGISSFTIVFLSTIAGFAFAKLRFKGRGAAMLVVIGTMMVPPQLSIIPLYMMVAKLDWTDQLQAVIFPSLVSAFGVFFMRQYLIQALPDEIIEAARVDGASSWRVVWHVVFPTARPAMAVLGMLMFVQTWNDFLWPFLVLTQTGNPTVQVAVAGLGRGYTPDQSLIMAGALLGTLPLLIVFAIFGKQIVGGIMQGAVKG; via the coding sequence GTGACGACGACCCTGACGAAACCCCCGGCCGACGCGGTCCCCGAGCCGCCGAAGCGGTCACGTGGCATGAAGGCGGCGCGCGCGGGCGGGCAGCTGCACGCCGGCCCGGTGGCGTACGTCATCCTTGCCCTCTTCACCGTCATCTCGCTGTTCCCGCTGGTGTGGACAGCTATCGCCGCCTCGCGCGACAACCAGCGCCTGGCGCAGACCCCGCCGCCGTTCTGGTTCGGCTCGGGCCTCTTCGACAAGCTCGAAGTGGCCTGGACGGACGCCAACCTGGGCGAGGCGTTCCTCAACACCACCCTGGTGGCCGGCATCTCGTCGTTCACCATCGTGTTCCTGTCGACGATCGCCGGATTCGCCTTCGCCAAGCTGCGCTTCAAGGGCCGTGGCGCGGCAATGCTGGTGGTGATCGGCACCATGATGGTGCCGCCGCAGCTCAGCATCATCCCGCTGTACATGATGGTCGCAAAGCTCGACTGGACGGACCAGCTCCAAGCGGTGATCTTCCCGTCGTTGGTGAGCGCGTTCGGTGTGTTCTTCATGCGGCAGTACCTGATCCAGGCGCTGCCGGACGAGATCATCGAGGCTGCCCGCGTGGACGGCGCGAGCAGCTGGCGCGTGGTGTGGCACGTGGTGTTCCCGACCGCGCGGCCCGCGATGGCAGTCCTGGGCATGCTGATGTTCGTGCAGACGTGGAACGACTTCCTGTGGCCCTTCCTGGTCCTGACCCAGACCGGCAACCCGACCGTGCAGGTGGCGGTGGCGGGGCTGGGGCGCGGCTACACCCCGGATCAGTCGCTGATCATGGCCGGCGCCCTGCTGGGCACACTGCCGCTCCTGATCGTCTTCGCGATCTTCGGCAAGCAGATCGTCGGTGGCATCATGCAGGGCGCCGTCAAGGGCTGA
- a CDS encoding carbohydrate ABC transporter permease has protein sequence MATRHDTAAPPVKEGGAAPGRPPAGADTERAMKKRARLSRRWQRDMRWSPYAFVSPFFLLFLAFGLFPLLYTGWASLHQVELTAPTDMSWVGLRNYTRIFDDDFFWNAAKNTLTIGIISTVPQLLMAMGLAHILNYKLRGSTFYRVVMLAPYATSIAAASLVFVLLFGRDYGMINWALNAVGIDHVDWQNGKWPSQIAVSSIIVWRWTGYNALIYLAAMQAIPQDLYESAALDGASRWRQFLHVTLPSLRPTILFTVVVSTIGASQVFGEPLLFDANKGASGGSQHQFQTLGLYLYEQGWINQHLGRASAIAWTMFLILIVIGVVNYVISRRLRASS, from the coding sequence ATGGCAACCAGGCACGACACCGCCGCGCCCCCCGTGAAGGAGGGGGGCGCGGCCCCGGGCCGCCCGCCGGCCGGCGCGGACACGGAGCGGGCGATGAAGAAGCGCGCCCGGCTCTCCCGTCGCTGGCAGCGTGACATGCGATGGAGCCCCTACGCGTTCGTCTCGCCCTTCTTCCTGCTCTTCCTCGCGTTCGGCCTGTTCCCGCTGCTGTACACCGGCTGGGCCTCGCTCCACCAGGTGGAGCTGACGGCACCCACGGACATGTCCTGGGTCGGCCTGCGCAACTACACCCGGATCTTCGACGACGACTTCTTCTGGAACGCGGCGAAGAACACCCTGACGATCGGCATCATCTCCACGGTTCCGCAGCTGCTGATGGCGATGGGCTTGGCGCACATCCTCAACTACAAGCTGCGCGGCTCCACCTTCTACCGCGTCGTCATGCTGGCCCCCTACGCCACGTCGATCGCCGCCGCCTCGCTGGTCTTCGTGCTGCTCTTCGGCCGCGACTACGGCATGATCAACTGGGCTCTGAACGCGGTCGGCATCGACCACGTCGACTGGCAGAACGGCAAGTGGCCGTCTCAAATCGCCGTGTCCAGCATCATCGTCTGGCGCTGGACGGGGTACAACGCGCTCATCTACCTGGCCGCGATGCAGGCGATCCCGCAGGACCTCTACGAGTCGGCTGCACTGGACGGAGCCAGCCGCTGGCGGCAGTTCCTCCATGTCACGCTGCCCTCGCTGCGTCCGACGATCCTGTTCACGGTCGTGGTGTCGACCATCGGCGCCTCGCAGGTGTTCGGCGAGCCACTGCTCTTCGACGCGAACAAGGGTGCCTCCGGCGGATCACAGCACCAGTTCCAGACGCTCGGCCTGTACCTGTATGAGCAGGGCTGGATCAACCAGCACCTGGGCCGCGCCTCCGCCATCGCCTGGACGATGTTCCTGATCCTCATCGTGATCGGGGTCGTCAATTACGTCATCTCGCGCCGGCTGCGCGCCAGTAGCTAA
- a CDS encoding ABC transporter substrate-binding protein, with product MRARIRTARKAMVVAAVASLGAGLLAGCADDGGSDGSSGGSGGDSGGKTKITLGLFGTFGFEEAGLYKEYEKLHPDIDIQQTVVERNENYYPTLVNHLTTNSGLQDIQGVEVGNIAEIVKTQSAKLLDLSKYGKKSDYLEWKWQQATTEGGETVGLGTDVGPMAICYRKDLFEKAGLPTDREEVAKLWAGDWKKLVQVGEDYKKKAPKGTTFLDSPGGLLQAILSSEKDRFYDSSGKVIYKSNPAVKDAFELTAKAAEDGLIGNQTQFQPAWDTTIANSKFAAMSCPPWMLGYIKGKSKPDAKGKWDVAASPKSGNWGGSFLAVPKSGKNAEKAAKLAAWLTAPEQQAKLFAVQGSFPSTPAAYESDAVKSAKNEMTGDAPIGTIFAAAAKSSPVQTIGPKDQIIQQGLTDNGVILVTQGKSPEEAWNTAVKTIDNNLDQ from the coding sequence ATGCGAGCACGCATCCGAACCGCCCGCAAGGCGATGGTCGTCGCGGCCGTCGCGTCGCTGGGCGCCGGGCTGCTGGCCGGCTGTGCCGACGACGGCGGAAGCGACGGCTCGTCGGGCGGCAGCGGCGGCGACAGCGGCGGCAAGACCAAGATCACTCTGGGGCTCTTCGGCACCTTCGGGTTCGAGGAGGCCGGCCTCTACAAGGAGTACGAGAAGCTCCACCCGGACATCGACATCCAGCAGACGGTCGTCGAGCGGAACGAGAACTACTACCCCACCCTGGTCAACCACCTGACCACCAACAGCGGCCTGCAGGACATCCAGGGCGTCGAGGTCGGCAACATCGCCGAGATCGTCAAGACCCAGTCCGCCAAACTGCTGGACCTCTCCAAGTACGGCAAGAAGAGCGACTACCTGGAGTGGAAGTGGCAGCAGGCCACCACCGAGGGCGGTGAGACCGTCGGCCTGGGCACGGACGTCGGCCCGATGGCCATCTGCTACCGCAAGGACCTCTTCGAGAAGGCCGGTCTGCCCACCGACCGCGAGGAGGTCGCCAAGCTGTGGGCCGGCGACTGGAAGAAGCTGGTCCAGGTCGGCGAGGACTACAAGAAGAAGGCGCCGAAGGGCACCACCTTCCTGGACTCCCCCGGCGGTCTGCTCCAGGCGATCCTCAGCAGTGAGAAGGATCGCTTCTACGACTCCTCCGGCAAGGTCATCTACAAGTCGAACCCGGCTGTGAAGGACGCGTTCGAACTCACTGCGAAGGCCGCCGAGGACGGACTGATCGGCAACCAGACTCAGTTCCAGCCCGCTTGGGACACGACGATCGCCAACAGCAAGTTCGCCGCGATGTCCTGCCCGCCGTGGATGCTCGGCTACATCAAGGGCAAGTCCAAGCCGGACGCCAAGGGCAAGTGGGACGTGGCCGCGTCGCCGAAGTCCGGCAACTGGGGCGGTTCCTTCCTTGCGGTTCCCAAGTCGGGCAAGAACGCCGAGAAGGCCGCGAAGCTGGCCGCCTGGCTGACCGCACCCGAGCAGCAGGCCAAGCTGTTCGCCGTGCAGGGCAGCTTCCCGAGCACCCCGGCGGCCTATGAGTCGGACGCGGTGAAGAGCGCCAAGAACGAGATGACCGGTGACGCGCCGATCGGCACCATCTTCGCCGCAGCCGCCAAGAGCAGCCCGGTACAGACGATCGGCCCGAAGGACCAGATCATCCAGCAGGGTCTGACGGACAACGGCGTCATCCTCGTCACCCAGGGCAAGTCGCCCGAGGAGGCGTGGAACACGGCCGTCAAGACCATCGACAACAACCTGGACCAGTGA
- a CDS encoding LacI family DNA-binding transcriptional regulator — MATHGARGRSGGRPTLEEVAARAGVGRGTVSRVINGSPRVSDATRAAVEAAVAELGYVPNTAARALAANRTDAIALVVPEPETRFFAEPYFSDMLKGVGSALSDTEMQLLLIFAGSDRERARLAQYLAAHRVDGVLLVSVHADDPLPDLLAQLEIPAVISGPRSSAETLPSVDSDNYGGARQAVEHLLSRGRSRVAHITGRLDVYGAQRRVDGYRAAMSDAGLGVDEGMIEAGDFTEEGGHRAMAALLERHPDIDAVFAASDVTAAGARRALRDAGRRIPEDVALVGYDDSAIARHMEPPLTSVRQPIEEMGRRMIDLLLTEVADRRPLASRGLERRQMVLATELVSRSSS; from the coding sequence ATGGCAACCCACGGAGCGCGGGGCCGAAGTGGTGGCCGGCCCACCCTCGAAGAGGTGGCGGCGCGCGCCGGTGTCGGCCGCGGCACCGTCTCGCGGGTGATCAACGGCTCGCCCCGGGTCAGCGACGCGACCCGCGCGGCCGTCGAGGCGGCGGTCGCGGAGCTCGGCTACGTCCCCAACACCGCGGCCCGCGCCCTGGCCGCCAACCGTACGGACGCGATCGCGCTGGTCGTCCCCGAGCCGGAGACCCGGTTCTTCGCCGAGCCGTACTTCTCCGACATGCTGAAGGGCGTCGGCTCGGCGCTGTCCGACACGGAGATGCAGCTGCTGCTGATCTTCGCGGGCAGCGACCGGGAACGCGCCCGCCTCGCCCAGTACCTGGCGGCCCACCGCGTGGACGGTGTGCTGCTGGTCTCGGTGCACGCGGACGACCCGCTGCCCGACCTGCTGGCCCAGCTGGAGATCCCGGCGGTGATCAGCGGTCCGCGCTCGTCGGCGGAGACGCTGCCGTCGGTCGACTCGGACAACTACGGCGGCGCCCGCCAGGCCGTCGAGCATCTGCTGTCCCGGGGCCGGAGCCGGGTGGCCCACATCACCGGCCGCCTCGACGTCTACGGTGCCCAGCGCCGTGTCGACGGCTACCGCGCGGCCATGAGCGACGCCGGCCTCGGGGTGGACGAGGGGATGATCGAGGCGGGGGACTTCACCGAGGAGGGCGGACACCGGGCCATGGCGGCCCTGCTGGAGCGCCACCCCGACATCGACGCGGTCTTCGCCGCCTCCGACGTCACCGCGGCCGGCGCCCGCCGGGCGCTGCGCGATGCGGGCCGCCGCATCCCGGAGGACGTGGCGCTCGTCGGCTACGACGACTCCGCCATCGCCCGCCACATGGAACCGCCGCTGACCAGCGTTCGCCAGCCCATAGAGGAGATGGGCCGCCGGATGATAGACCTCCTGCTCACCGAGGTCGCCGACCGCCGTCCGCTCGCCTCCCGGGGCCTGGAGCGCAGGCAGATGGTCCTGGCCACGGAGCTGGTGTCCCGGTCTTCTTCGTGA
- a CDS encoding NUDIX domain-containing protein — MGELVEQVDEQDRVVGVVDRDEAIREGRPHRVATTVCRDPRGRVLVCRRPEQVSRFPGHHDWLIGGAVEVGESYEEAAARELAEELGVRVRVRFVFKFLCRGVISPYWLGVHEAVVTEPLAPDPSEIAWHGWLGEAELREAMRKWLFVPDGLDVLRRHPGLGPRTAVAP; from the coding sequence ATGGGTGAGCTGGTGGAACAGGTCGACGAGCAGGACCGGGTGGTCGGGGTGGTCGACCGGGACGAGGCGATCCGCGAGGGCCGGCCGCACCGGGTCGCGACCACGGTGTGCCGTGATCCGCGAGGGCGCGTCCTGGTGTGTCGCAGGCCGGAGCAGGTGTCCCGGTTCCCGGGGCATCACGACTGGCTGATCGGCGGGGCCGTCGAGGTCGGCGAGTCCTACGAGGAGGCGGCGGCCCGGGAGCTGGCGGAGGAGCTGGGCGTCCGGGTGCGGGTGCGGTTCGTCTTCAAGTTCCTCTGCCGAGGGGTGATCAGCCCGTACTGGCTCGGGGTGCACGAGGCCGTCGTGACGGAGCCCCTCGCCCCCGACCCGTCCGAGATCGCCTGGCACGGATGGCTCGGCGAGGCGGAGCTTCGGGAGGCGATGCGGAAGTGGCTGTTCGTGCCCGACGGCCTGGATGTCCTACGGCGCCACCCCGGCCTCGGCCCGCGGACCGCCGTCGCGCCGTAG
- a CDS encoding MFS transporter, with protein sequence MDGGRPGWRACVLGGAIFAVCMAGTTLPTPLYPLYQDKFGFSELTVTVVYALYAFTVIGVLLLVGNASDAVGRRPVLLCGLGFAALSAVCFLCADGLGWLYAGRLLSGLSAGLFTGAATAYVMELAPRGGASRATFVATAANMGGLGCGPLLSGLLAQYAPWPLYLPFVTHLALVGASAAVLLRLAETVRERQPLRAVRPQRPALPPRVRAVFGPAATASFVGFALFGVFTSVSPAFLVEFLDVDDHAVSGLLVALAFFSSTAGQLAVGRVGVRRSLPLGCAGLLAGLALLAGALRWDQMALLAASALVGGIGQGLAFRGALSDVAQASPEQQRAAVISALFVVAYAGISLPVIGVGLLTGPIGLEGAGLVFIASMAVLVVTAAVYLLRRPEPARV encoded by the coding sequence ATGGACGGTGGACGCCCGGGATGGCGCGCGTGTGTGCTCGGCGGGGCAATCTTCGCCGTCTGCATGGCCGGCACCACGCTGCCGACTCCCCTCTATCCCCTCTACCAGGACAAGTTCGGCTTCTCCGAGCTGACGGTCACCGTGGTCTACGCCCTGTACGCCTTCACGGTGATCGGCGTGCTGCTGCTGGTCGGCAATGCCTCGGACGCCGTGGGCAGGCGCCCGGTGCTGCTGTGCGGCCTGGGCTTCGCGGCCCTGAGTGCCGTCTGCTTCCTGTGCGCCGACGGGCTCGGCTGGCTCTACGCGGGACGGCTGCTGTCGGGACTGTCCGCCGGGCTGTTCACCGGGGCCGCCACGGCGTACGTGATGGAGCTGGCGCCCCGGGGCGGTGCCTCCCGGGCCACGTTCGTGGCGACGGCCGCCAACATGGGCGGGCTGGGCTGCGGTCCGCTGCTCTCCGGGCTTCTCGCGCAGTACGCCCCCTGGCCGCTGTACCTGCCGTTCGTCACCCACCTCGCGCTGGTGGGCGCCTCGGCCGCCGTCCTGCTGCGGCTCGCGGAGACGGTACGGGAGCGGCAGCCGCTGCGCGCCGTACGCCCACAGCGTCCCGCCCTGCCCCCGCGGGTGCGTGCGGTGTTCGGTCCCGCCGCCACAGCCTCCTTCGTCGGGTTCGCCCTGTTCGGGGTGTTCACCTCCGTCAGCCCGGCCTTCCTCGTGGAGTTCCTGGACGTGGACGACCATGCCGTGAGCGGGCTGCTCGTCGCCCTGGCCTTCTTCTCGTCGACCGCCGGGCAGCTGGCGGTCGGCCGGGTCGGCGTACGGCGTTCCCTGCCGCTGGGCTGCGCCGGGCTCCTCGCCGGGCTCGCGCTGCTCGCCGGTGCGCTGCGGTGGGATCAGATGGCCCTGCTGGCCGCCAGCGCGCTCGTCGGGGGGATCGGCCAGGGCCTGGCGTTCCGCGGCGCCCTGTCCGACGTGGCCCAGGCCTCGCCCGAGCAGCAGCGGGCGGCGGTGATCTCGGCCCTGTTCGTGGTGGCCTACGCGGGCATCTCCCTCCCGGTGATCGGCGTCGGACTGCTGACCGGCCCGATCGGCCTGGAGGGGGCGGGGCTGGTGTTCATCGCCAGCATGGCCGTCCTGGTCGTGACGGCGGCGGTGTACCTGCTGCGACGACCGGAACCGGCTCGGGTGTGA
- the orn gene encoding oligoribonuclease, which produces MNDRMVWIDCEMTGLSLSDDALIEVAALVTDSELNVLGEGVDIVIRPPDQALETMPDVVRQMHTASGLLEELAGGTTLKDAEDQVLTYVREFVKEPGKAPLCGNSVGTDRGFLLRDMASLESYLHYRIVDVSSIKELARRWYPRTYFNSPQKNGNHRALADIRESIAELRYYREALFVPQPGPDSDTARTIAAKHVLPAQ; this is translated from the coding sequence ATGAACGATCGCATGGTGTGGATCGACTGCGAGATGACCGGCCTCTCGCTGTCGGACGACGCGCTCATCGAGGTGGCCGCCCTCGTGACCGATTCCGAGCTGAACGTGCTCGGCGAGGGCGTGGACATCGTCATCAGGCCGCCGGATCAGGCGCTGGAGACGATGCCGGACGTGGTGCGTCAGATGCACACCGCCTCCGGACTGCTCGAGGAGCTCGCCGGGGGCACGACGCTGAAGGACGCCGAGGACCAGGTCCTGACGTACGTGCGGGAGTTCGTCAAGGAGCCGGGCAAGGCCCCGCTGTGCGGGAACTCCGTCGGCACCGACCGCGGCTTCCTCCTGCGTGACATGGCGTCGCTGGAGAGCTACCTCCACTACCGGATCGTCGACGTGTCGTCGATCAAGGAGCTGGCGCGCCGCTGGTACCCGCGGACGTACTTCAACAGCCCGCAGAAGAACGGCAACCACCGCGCGCTCGCCGACATCCGCGAGTCGATCGCGGAGCTGCGGTACTACCGCGAGGCCCTGTTCGTCCCGCAGCCCGGGCCCGACTCGGACACCGCGCGGACGATCGCCGCGAAGCACGTCCTGCCTGCTCAGTAG
- a CDS encoding helix-turn-helix domain-containing protein, with product MSHDSTAAPEAAARKLSGRRRKEIVAVLLFSGGPIFESSIPLSVFGVDRQDAGVPRYRLLVCGGEDGPLRTTGGLELTAPHGLEAISRAGTVVVPAWRSITSPPPEEALDALRRAHEEGARIVGLCTGAFVLAAAGLLDGRPATTHWMYAPTLAKRYPSVHVDPRELFVDDGDVLTSAGTAAGIDLCLHIVRTDHGNEAAGALARRLVVPPRRSGGQERYLDRSLPEEIGADPLAEVVAWALEHLHEQFDVETLAARAYMSRRTFDRRFRSLTGSAPLQWLITQRVLQAQRLLETSDYSVDEVAGRCGFRSPVALRGHFRRQLGSSPAAYRAAYRARRPQGERPQDTESAPGGPGSGMPGHPGHAGHHPGQPGQAPAPLHPEHPVPLQSRRTAAASAVGQSPALSASLPGQRSAP from the coding sequence ATGAGCCACGACTCCACTGCCGCGCCGGAAGCCGCGGCCCGGAAACTTTCCGGGCGACGCCGCAAGGAGATCGTCGCGGTGCTGCTGTTCAGCGGCGGCCCCATCTTCGAGAGTTCCATACCGCTGTCGGTGTTCGGGGTTGACCGCCAGGACGCCGGCGTACCGCGCTACCGACTGCTGGTGTGCGGGGGCGAGGACGGTCCGCTACGGACCACCGGGGGACTCGAACTCACCGCACCACATGGCCTGGAGGCGATCTCACGCGCGGGCACGGTCGTCGTACCGGCCTGGCGTTCGATCACTTCGCCGCCACCGGAGGAGGCGCTCGACGCGCTGCGCCGCGCCCACGAGGAGGGCGCCCGCATCGTCGGGCTGTGCACCGGTGCCTTCGTCCTCGCGGCGGCGGGCCTGCTGGACGGCCGCCCCGCGACGACACACTGGATGTACGCACCGACGCTGGCCAAGCGCTATCCGTCGGTGCACGTGGACCCGCGTGAGCTGTTCGTCGACGACGGCGACGTGCTGACGTCGGCGGGCACGGCCGCGGGCATCGACCTGTGCCTGCACATCGTGCGCACGGACCACGGCAACGAGGCGGCCGGGGCCCTGGCCAGGCGGCTCGTCGTGCCGCCGCGCCGCAGCGGCGGGCAGGAGCGCTACCTCGACAGGTCTTTACCGGAGGAGATCGGCGCCGACCCGCTCGCCGAGGTCGTCGCCTGGGCGCTGGAGCACCTCCACGAACAGTTCGACGTGGAGACGCTGGCGGCACGCGCGTACATGAGCAGGCGTACGTTCGACCGCCGGTTCCGCTCGCTGACCGGGAGCGCTCCGCTGCAGTGGCTGATCACGCAGCGGGTCCTCCAGGCGCAGCGCCTGCTGGAGACATCGGACTACTCGGTGGACGAGGTGGCGGGGCGCTGCGGCTTCCGGTCGCCGGTCGCCCTGCGCGGGCACTTCCGCCGCCAGCTGGGTTCGTCCCCGGCCGCGTACCGGGCGGCGTACCGTGCCCGGCGCCCGCAGGGCGAGCGGCCCCAGGACACCGAGAGCGCGCCGGGCGGTCCCGGGTCCGGCATGCCGGGCCATCCGGGACACGCGGGGCACCATCCGGGCCAGCCCGGCCAGGCGCCCGCCCCGCTGCACCCGGAGCACCCGGTCCCGCTGCAGTCCCGCCGTACGGCGGCGGCGAGTGCGGTCGGCCAGTCGCCGGCCCTGTCGGCGAGCCTGCCCGGGCAGCGCAGCGCGCCGTGA
- a CDS encoding universal stress protein produces the protein MAGHEFFEPADRKRPVADPTAAEPLAAEEPRHSCDPAFKHGVVVGFDGSTSSERALAYAIGMAHRSGSGLIIVHVANRLPTTVWAGCEPPVFVDVPDHRTEVLGLELACADYLAEVPWILVERGGDICHELEEVGREYEADAIVVGSTHGIVGRIFGSVAGRLAKRAKRPVIVIP, from the coding sequence ATGGCCGGTCACGAATTCTTCGAACCCGCGGACCGCAAGCGGCCCGTCGCCGATCCCACGGCGGCCGAGCCCCTGGCGGCGGAAGAGCCACGCCATTCCTGCGATCCCGCCTTCAAGCACGGGGTCGTCGTCGGCTTCGACGGCTCCACGTCCAGTGAACGCGCCCTGGCGTACGCGATCGGCATGGCCCATCGGTCCGGATCGGGCCTGATCATCGTGCACGTCGCCAACCGGCTGCCGACCACGGTGTGGGCGGGCTGTGAGCCGCCCGTGTTCGTGGATGTGCCGGACCACCGCACCGAGGTGCTCGGTCTCGAGCTGGCCTGTGCGGACTACCTCGCCGAGGTGCCCTGGATCCTGGTCGAGCGCGGCGGCGACATCTGCCACGAACTCGAAGAGGTCGGCCGGGAGTACGAGGCCGACGCGATCGTCGTCGGCTCCACCCACGGCATCGTCGGGCGCATCTTCGGCTCGGTCGCGGGTCGGCTCGCCAAGCGGGCGAAGCGGCCCGTCATCGTCATTCCCTGA
- a CDS encoding GPR1/FUN34/YaaH family transporter has translation MDKDVSAGSGITTVAGRLALGITLLAFGLGHTALIDGVSAADAVSIAQYVGGIALFVVGLAALREGDAAGGTAFSVLGALWFTWAVSGSASGNEAGLFLLLFALVALSLTLAGGDQLGQGVNGLFFIALLLMAIAGFAGNDGLVKVGGWFAVAAGAVAWYAATAVLAHWPTAIPRRAAGRGVTATG, from the coding sequence GTGGACAAAGACGTCTCCGCGGGAAGTGGAATCACGACCGTGGCCGGTCGACTCGCCCTGGGAATCACCCTGTTGGCCTTCGGACTGGGGCATACGGCTCTGATCGACGGCGTGTCGGCCGCTGACGCCGTGTCAATCGCCCAGTACGTGGGCGGTATCGCGCTCTTCGTCGTGGGGTTGGCCGCCCTGCGGGAGGGTGACGCCGCCGGTGGTACGGCGTTCTCGGTGCTCGGGGCGCTGTGGTTCACCTGGGCCGTGTCCGGCAGTGCCTCCGGCAACGAGGCAGGGCTGTTCCTGCTGTTGTTCGCCCTCGTGGCGCTGTCCCTGACGCTCGCGGGTGGGGATCAGCTCGGTCAGGGCGTGAACGGGCTGTTCTTCATCGCCCTGTTGCTCATGGCGATCGCCGGCTTCGCCGGCAACGACGGACTCGTGAAGGTGGGCGGCTGGTTCGCCGTCGCCGCGGGTGCGGTGGCCTGGTACGCGGCGACCGCGGTGCTCGCGCACTGGCCCACGGCGATTCCGCGACGCGCTGCGGGCCGGGGCGTGACGGCCACCGGTTAG